The following proteins come from a genomic window of Flavobacteriales bacterium:
- a CDS encoding O-antigen ligase family protein — protein sequence MNGSSHLRDAKDAFRVNPWLMCLILAAFAGAAVSYSYLYAYHVIAVIYLWYARKHWVWVFRNGRGLLTQPLVLFPIISIVWYAAWTLFANDPALTLQYMVYISCGFFVVTVLIVESLRPKEDARRITTEGIFRTLACVAILEIAVGLLEIFTPFRWPVSRLSPILHWFGRTTDITNEVLLATDTNYLYSMPTGLHYNPNDFAAVMCLVFPFLWLMRNRTGALLWALTIVLLIVESGSRLAFFSLCFMAVSETLISLTRFSWHKLVLLGLLLFVASDGFFVTPTHHPKVEELAFLNPKDKMLSGGREESAGMRRDLFYAGIEMVKQDPLLGKGPGGARRALLAMRGVGKEHLVDLHFYWLELAVDMGLLYALLFALWYGFIAWSLWKLIKRSSLERKYVPQALFLALVGFGMAGVAPSSLVYFLPMYLAFGLSLWTIKTERV from the coding sequence ATGAATGGTTCATCCCACCTGCGTGATGCAAAGGATGCTTTCAGGGTTAACCCATGGTTGATGTGCCTGATACTTGCCGCATTTGCAGGCGCTGCTGTGAGTTATTCCTATCTATATGCCTACCACGTTATCGCTGTGATATACCTGTGGTATGCACGCAAACACTGGGTGTGGGTCTTTAGAAACGGTCGTGGTCTGCTAACACAACCACTTGTACTTTTTCCGATCATATCCATTGTATGGTACGCCGCCTGGACTTTATTCGCCAATGATCCTGCTTTGACATTGCAGTATATGGTTTATATATCCTGTGGGTTTTTTGTCGTCACGGTGTTGATAGTCGAATCCTTACGCCCAAAAGAGGATGCCCGCCGAATAACAACAGAAGGAATTTTCAGGACATTGGCATGCGTGGCCATTCTGGAAATCGCTGTTGGACTGCTTGAGATCTTTACACCGTTCCGCTGGCCTGTGTCCAGGTTGTCTCCAATATTGCATTGGTTTGGGCGTACCACTGATATCACCAATGAAGTTTTACTGGCTACGGATACGAATTACCTGTATTCCATGCCCACCGGCTTGCATTACAATCCCAATGACTTTGCAGCGGTCATGTGTCTCGTTTTCCCCTTTCTTTGGTTGATGAGAAACCGGACAGGCGCATTGTTGTGGGCATTGACCATCGTATTGCTAATCGTTGAGTCCGGCTCAAGACTGGCTTTCTTTTCGTTGTGTTTTATGGCTGTTTCGGAGACGCTGATCTCATTGACGAGGTTCTCCTGGCATAAGTTGGTATTGTTAGGGCTATTGCTTTTTGTGGCCAGTGATGGTTTTTTTGTAACACCTACACATCATCCTAAAGTAGAAGAACTGGCTTTTCTGAATCCGAAGGATAAGATGCTCTCCGGTGGACGGGAAGAATCCGCCGGCATGCGAAGGGATTTGTTCTATGCAGGTATCGAGATGGTGAAACAGGATCCGTTGCTGGGAAAAGGACCCGGTGGAGCAAGACGTGCCCTGTTGGCCATGAGAGGAGTGGGGAAGGAACATCTCGTGGATCTGCATTTTTATTGGTTGGAGTTGGCTGTGGATATGGGCCTTCTATACGCGTTGTTATTTGCTTTGTGGTATGGCTTTATTGCGTGGTCATTGTGGAAGTTGATCAAACGATCATCGCTGGAGCGAAAATATGTACCCCAGGCCCTCTTCCTGGCATTGGTAGGTTTTGGAATGGCCGGTGTCGCACCCAGCTCCCTGGTTTATTTTTTACCTATGTACCTTGCTTTTGGTTTATCCTTATGGACGATTAAAACAGAAAGGGTATGA
- a CDS encoding glycosyltransferase family 2 protein, with product MKQPDVSIIIVSFQVKAFLLACLESVRGDESASSEVIVVDNASVDGSQEAIRESFPEVRLIENGVNTGFSAANNQGMEIAGGRYVLLLNPDTIVKNGALGKLVDFMDSHPQVAACGPRLLNEDASVQPSAWRFPGWMSMWKEAFFLNYLLPDQSILGVNAVSPEQVDALSGAALMMRSENRIDLDESLFWMEDVDLCYRLNGPVFIVSAAEIIHFGGKSSAQRMGLAVANQLTSKVKFFYKHRGPQIGFLASLAVGIQLTNRLCLFFLLSWLPRFRVHLRAYMFATRFFVRYKTSKDQRVI from the coding sequence ATGAAACAACCTGACGTAAGCATAATCATTGTCTCCTTTCAGGTGAAGGCGTTTTTGCTTGCATGCCTGGAGTCGGTGAGGGGTGATGAATCGGCATCTTCTGAAGTCATCGTGGTAGATAATGCATCCGTTGATGGTTCACAAGAGGCAATTCGGGAAAGTTTCCCGGAGGTTCGCCTGATCGAAAATGGAGTGAATACAGGTTTTTCAGCGGCCAACAACCAGGGTATGGAAATAGCAGGAGGGCGTTATGTATTGTTGCTGAACCCGGACACGATTGTGAAGAATGGAGCCTTAGGTAAATTGGTTGATTTTATGGACAGCCATCCCCAGGTGGCTGCTTGCGGCCCCCGGTTGCTGAATGAAGATGCATCCGTGCAGCCTTCCGCCTGGCGGTTTCCCGGATGGATGAGTATGTGGAAGGAGGCGTTCTTTCTGAACTATTTGTTGCCCGATCAAAGTATCCTTGGGGTGAATGCTGTTTCTCCTGAACAGGTTGATGCCCTCTCAGGTGCAGCGTTAATGATGCGATCGGAAAACAGGATTGACCTTGACGAGTCATTGTTCTGGATGGAAGATGTGGACCTTTGTTATCGCCTGAATGGTCCGGTATTCATTGTTTCTGCTGCTGAAATCATTCATTTCGGTGGAAAGAGTTCGGCGCAACGTATGGGATTGGCCGTAGCCAACCAACTGACAAGCAAGGTGAAGTTTTTCTATAAACACCGCGGTCCTCAGATTGGCTTTCTGGCATCCCTGGCTGTTGGTATTCAATTGACCAACCGGTTATGTCTTTTCTTTTTACTCTCCTGGTTGCCCCGGTTCAGGGTGCATCTACGAGCCTATATGTTTGCAACAAGATTCTTCGTCAGGTATAAAACCAGTAAAGACCAGCGTGTCATATGA
- a CDS encoding oligosaccharide flippase family protein, giving the protein MIKVSDFTRHVATLAGGTAIAQAINLLMAPVLTRLYGPDAFGDFALFMSVVSAVAIVVTLRYEMAVMLPDEDRSAAKLVWICIWLSVFTGLVLTLVLLILHQINQDWLWGGVTWLLPLIVLMLGITQTLNNWYSRRKEYRRPGMSRIGQSSFNAATSWTAAVKGFMGKGLFLGAFAGQTFSAFWLLVKFLRQKWAKPNRTEVRELLKKYVAFPTSNVPFAIVGMLQVNAIVFILAYLFDKTVVGYFSRTLLVLQAPMWLMGSAVAQVFYQQASVLSGDRKALARLTVSIAKKSALVALPVYALIAIAGPELFAFVFGAAWEESGWYAAILAPYMYFDFIRLGLSNLPLVMDKQKALFARTALGVVILAAALFLGEHFSGIVRTSFALMSVLLSLYNLYMTFWLIRLPRKDETT; this is encoded by the coding sequence ATGATCAAAGTCTCCGATTTTACACGCCACGTGGCTACGCTGGCCGGTGGAACGGCCATCGCTCAGGCCATCAATCTCCTGATGGCTCCTGTGTTAACGCGATTATACGGCCCGGATGCCTTTGGGGATTTTGCCCTTTTTATGTCTGTCGTCTCTGCCGTTGCCATTGTTGTTACGCTTAGGTATGAGATGGCCGTGATGCTGCCGGATGAGGATCGCAGCGCAGCAAAACTGGTCTGGATATGTATCTGGTTGTCGGTATTTACCGGATTGGTTCTTACCCTTGTTCTGTTAATACTGCACCAGATAAACCAGGATTGGTTGTGGGGAGGGGTGACCTGGTTATTACCGCTCATAGTGTTGATGCTTGGGATAACACAAACCCTCAATAATTGGTATAGCCGGAGAAAGGAGTATCGGCGCCCCGGTATGTCGCGTATCGGCCAATCTTCATTTAATGCGGCGACCTCGTGGACTGCAGCTGTTAAGGGGTTCATGGGGAAAGGGTTGTTTCTGGGTGCCTTCGCGGGACAAACATTTTCAGCGTTTTGGTTGTTGGTGAAATTCCTGCGCCAGAAATGGGCGAAACCAAATAGGACCGAGGTGAGGGAACTTCTGAAAAAATATGTGGCATTCCCAACCTCAAATGTTCCCTTTGCCATTGTTGGCATGCTGCAGGTAAATGCAATCGTATTTATCCTCGCATATCTTTTTGATAAGACGGTGGTCGGATATTTTTCACGCACCTTGCTGGTGTTACAGGCCCCTATGTGGTTGATGGGATCTGCAGTTGCGCAGGTCTTCTATCAGCAAGCTTCTGTTTTGTCGGGCGACCGCAAAGCCCTGGCAAGGCTTACCGTTAGCATCGCCAAGAAAAGTGCACTGGTGGCATTACCTGTGTATGCCCTCATTGCCATTGCAGGTCCTGAATTATTTGCATTTGTCTTTGGTGCCGCATGGGAAGAAAGTGGTTGGTATGCAGCTATCCTGGCTCCATATATGTATTTTGATTTCATCCGTCTCGGTCTTTCCAATTTGCCTCTGGTGATGGATAAGCAAAAAGCCCTGTTTGCAAGAACCGCCCTGGGAGTGGTTATACTGGCTGCAGCTCTTTTTCTTGGGGAACATTTTTCCGGTATTGTCAGGACTTCCTTCGCATTGATGAGTGTTTTGCTTTCTTTGTACAACCTGTATATGACCTTTTGGTTGATTCGGCTGCCACGAAAAGATGAAACAACCTGA
- the rny gene encoding ribonuclease Y, with translation MELNLIPVLIAAVGGLALGGLIAAVFVRKAIEKKSEHILKEAEAEGEVIKKEKLLQAKEKFLQLKAEHEKAIHDRNRKIEGVEQKTRQAEKQASKKQEEVQRTQKEVTSLKENLTVQLELVNKRQGELDKMHKRQVEQLEAISGLSVDDAKVQLVEALTAEAKTEALSTIKDIVEEAKLTANKEAKRIVIQTIQRIAAEQAIENAVTVFNIESDEIKGRIIGREGRNIRALEAATGVEIIVDDTPEAILLSCFDPVRREVARLSLHQLVTDGRIHPARIEEIVAKTKKNLEEEIAETGKRTTIDLGIHGLHPELVRLIGKMKFRSSYGQNLLQHSREVANLCAVMAAELGLNVKLAKRAGLLHDIGKVPDDEPELPHAILGMKLAEKHKENPEVCNAIGAHHDEIEMTSLISPLVQVCDAISGARPGARREMMESYIKRLKDLESLAVSYKGVQNAYAIQAGRELRVIVDSDSVADKDADTLSFDISQKIQNEMTYPGQVKVTVIREKRSVSIAK, from the coding sequence ATGGAGCTAAATTTGATTCCCGTGTTGATCGCAGCGGTCGGCGGTTTGGCGTTAGGTGGTTTGATCGCGGCGGTTTTTGTCAGGAAGGCGATTGAAAAGAAAAGCGAACATATACTCAAGGAAGCGGAAGCCGAAGGTGAGGTGATAAAAAAGGAAAAGCTTTTACAGGCCAAAGAAAAATTCCTTCAACTGAAAGCCGAACATGAAAAGGCCATCCACGACCGCAACCGAAAAATTGAAGGTGTAGAACAGAAAACCAGGCAAGCTGAAAAGCAGGCATCCAAGAAACAGGAGGAAGTACAGCGAACCCAAAAGGAGGTAACCTCCCTGAAAGAAAATCTTACTGTGCAACTGGAACTTGTAAACAAGAGGCAGGGCGAGTTGGATAAGATGCATAAACGTCAGGTGGAACAGCTCGAGGCGATATCCGGACTTTCCGTTGATGACGCCAAGGTACAACTGGTAGAAGCGCTCACAGCAGAAGCCAAGACGGAAGCCCTCAGTACCATCAAGGATATTGTAGAGGAAGCAAAACTCACCGCTAACAAAGAAGCGAAGAGAATCGTTATCCAAACCATACAACGTATTGCTGCCGAGCAGGCCATAGAAAATGCGGTAACTGTATTTAATATCGAAAGCGATGAGATCAAAGGACGGATCATCGGACGTGAAGGCCGGAATATCCGTGCATTGGAAGCAGCAACCGGCGTAGAGATTATTGTAGATGATACACCGGAAGCCATTCTCTTATCCTGCTTTGATCCCGTCAGAAGAGAAGTAGCCAGGTTGTCATTACACCAATTGGTTACGGATGGCCGGATTCATCCGGCCCGTATTGAGGAAATTGTCGCAAAAACCAAGAAAAACCTCGAGGAGGAAATTGCCGAAACGGGTAAGCGAACGACCATTGATCTCGGCATCCATGGCCTTCACCCCGAACTGGTAAGATTGATCGGAAAAATGAAGTTCCGGTCGTCTTATGGCCAGAACCTCCTGCAACACTCGCGTGAAGTGGCTAATCTCTGCGCTGTGATGGCTGCCGAGTTGGGCCTGAACGTGAAACTTGCCAAGAGAGCCGGCCTGCTCCATGATATCGGTAAGGTACCCGATGATGAACCGGAATTGCCACACGCCATTCTGGGTATGAAACTGGCAGAGAAACACAAGGAGAATCCCGAAGTGTGTAACGCCATCGGAGCGCACCATGATGAAATTGAAATGACCAGCCTGATCTCCCCGTTGGTTCAGGTGTGTGACGCCATTTCAGGAGCTCGTCCCGGAGCGCGCCGGGAAATGATGGAATCATATATCAAACGTCTGAAAGACCTTGAGTCACTTGCGGTATCATACAAAGGTGTGCAGAACGCATATGCCATCCAGGCAGGCAGGGAGTTAAGGGTGATCGTGGATAGCGACTCCGTGGCGGATAAGGATGCAGATACGTTGTCGTTTGATATTTCTCAAAAGATTCAAAATGAGATGACCTATCCCGGTCAGGTGAAAGTCACCGTGATCAGGGAAAAACGATCCGTGAGCATCGCCAAATAA
- a CDS encoding cell division protein ZapA, whose amino-acid sequence MSQEQLSIKLNIGGRVYPLTISMDEEEAMRKAAHDINEKIRAYESQYAVRDKQDLLAMCALEFALDRAASLKEMESRDLELDQQLDRSKKVLNDYLETI is encoded by the coding sequence ATGTCACAGGAGCAGTTATCTATTAAGTTGAATATCGGAGGCAGGGTTTACCCGCTGACCATCAGCATGGATGAGGAAGAAGCCATGAGGAAGGCGGCTCATGATATCAATGAAAAGATCAGGGCATATGAAAGTCAGTATGCCGTTCGTGACAAACAAGACTTGCTGGCCATGTGTGCACTGGAATTTGCACTGGACAGGGCAGCATCTTTGAAGGAAATGGAATCACGTGACCTGGAATTGGATCAGCAGCTTGACAGATCAAAAAAAGTGCTGAACGATTATTTGGAAACGATCTGA
- a CDS encoding M23 family metallopeptidase has product MKGRDQVKRNHGRDKTGNRKWLLILTLVMVTLMIRSTQALIDFPKGVFTSPLKIPLLLAGNFGEIRNNHFHAGIDIKTMSQEGQPVSSIADGYVSRINISSRGYGKCLYITHPNGYTSVYAHLREFNGDVATYVKNKQYELESFEMDITLSEDEVPVSGGQVVAYSGNTGSSAGPHLHFEIRETYTEFPVNPLLFGYDIRDDISPVISSFKVYPIGPSSFVDGRNDSKRFGLYGSRGNYSAGTVRAHGDIGIAIETRDVMNNTSNTQGIFSIELRIDEEKIFYHDLDRFGFHETRYINSLVDYHEKMHTGRVLQKCFIDPNNRLSTYKDVVNRGVFRITDDTVHKAEIIVKDVAGNTSRLSFDILDPGPPPAQNEASLEAPVTAVFPYQKVNTFTSEGITLEMPVNCIYDTLRFVYNAGPPVPGAWSVTHEIHRTDVPVHTPYQLRLLASDLPERLHEKALIAMVNDQGYRNYQGGTFANDWITCQVRTFGSFAVLVDETPPGISAINIYNGKNMKGTPWIRMRISDNLSGIQSYRGTIDDQWILMEYDQKTHTLAHMFEEELAEGEHEFKLVVTDNRNNTKDFTAKFTR; this is encoded by the coding sequence ATGAAAGGGCGTGACCAGGTGAAGAGAAATCATGGACGTGATAAGACAGGGAACAGGAAATGGTTACTGATCCTTACGTTGGTTATGGTAACATTAATGATCAGGTCCACGCAGGCGCTGATCGATTTCCCCAAAGGTGTTTTCACTTCACCACTTAAGATTCCGTTGTTGCTTGCCGGAAATTTCGGGGAGATCAGAAACAATCACTTCCATGCCGGGATTGACATTAAGACCATGAGTCAGGAGGGACAACCTGTAAGTTCAATCGCAGACGGTTATGTTTCACGCATCAACATCTCATCCAGGGGTTATGGCAAATGCCTGTACATCACCCATCCTAACGGCTATACTTCCGTGTATGCGCATCTTCGGGAGTTTAATGGAGATGTTGCTACTTATGTGAAGAACAAACAATATGAGTTGGAAAGTTTCGAGATGGATATCACCTTATCGGAAGACGAGGTTCCGGTTAGTGGTGGTCAGGTGGTAGCGTACTCCGGAAACACAGGAAGTTCTGCTGGCCCTCACCTGCATTTTGAGATCCGTGAGACTTACACAGAATTTCCTGTAAACCCCCTCCTGTTCGGCTATGACATTCGCGATGATATTTCTCCGGTGATCTCTTCATTTAAAGTTTACCCCATCGGACCATCATCTTTCGTGGATGGAAGAAATGATTCAAAACGTTTTGGCCTTTACGGGTCCCGCGGAAATTACAGCGCGGGTACAGTGCGTGCCCACGGTGATATCGGAATCGCCATTGAAACCAGGGATGTAATGAACAATACCAGCAACACGCAGGGCATCTTCTCCATTGAACTGAGAATTGATGAGGAAAAGATATTTTATCACGACCTGGACCGTTTCGGATTTCATGAAACGCGATACATTAATAGCCTGGTAGACTATCACGAAAAGATGCACACCGGCAGGGTACTTCAAAAATGTTTTATCGATCCGAACAACCGCCTGAGTACTTATAAGGATGTAGTCAACAGGGGCGTTTTCCGGATTACTGATGATACCGTTCACAAAGCCGAGATCATCGTGAAGGACGTGGCAGGCAATACTTCCCGATTATCGTTTGACATATTGGACCCCGGACCGCCACCCGCTCAAAATGAGGCTTCCCTCGAAGCACCTGTTACCGCGGTGTTTCCTTATCAGAAGGTGAATACTTTTACAAGTGAGGGCATCACCCTGGAAATGCCGGTCAATTGCATTTATGACACCCTAAGATTTGTGTACAATGCCGGTCCACCCGTTCCTGGTGCCTGGTCTGTCACCCATGAAATTCACAGGACGGATGTACCTGTGCACACCCCCTATCAACTTCGCCTGCTAGCATCCGATCTTCCGGAACGACTGCATGAAAAAGCGCTCATCGCCATGGTCAACGATCAGGGCTACCGCAACTACCAGGGCGGAACATTTGCCAACGATTGGATAACATGTCAGGTACGAACTTTCGGAAGTTTTGCTGTGCTGGTAGACGAAACCCCTCCAGGCATCAGCGCCATCAACATATACAATGGAAAGAACATGAAGGGAACGCCGTGGATACGCATGCGGATATCAGATAACCTATCCGGCATACAGTCATACCGTGGCACAATCGATGATCAGTGGATACTAATGGAATACGACCAGAAAACACACACGCTGGCGCACATGTTCGAAGAAGAACTCGCTGAAGGGGAACATGAATTTAAACTGGTCGTTACGGATAACCGGAACAATACAAAAGATTTCACCGCCAAATTCACCCGGTAA
- a CDS encoding ComEC/Rec2 family competence protein — MFMFLVCFGYQWGVTRSSHFNENLLSTGQRNGPWQCELLEPPVVKKKVVQCMVFVWPVQPLGWNGGKVKLVFWKDSVSLSLKAGDRVFVRAPLKAIVNNETGTFDYQGYMWRRNVSLECFAPKGQWEFCGHSDSWYVSCIEVQVALKHAILKRWRSAGLDSATVSLAAALVLGDKSMLGPATREAFSGSGVIHVLAVSGLHVGIIFLAINTLLSWIPKRIIGRWVSFAVIVISLWAFAWVSGFSPSVCRSAAMFTMFSLGVKISRKSPPFNTLAACAFLMLLWNPMWIAEPGFQLSFLAVGGILAWHGMLYRLWNSLSHWMDKLWSLTCVSLSAQLATFPLVLYYFGVFPRYFLFANLWVIPVVMCLVYLFLLLSVLGSVPMLGSLLVVCGNGLTHLLVNGTTVVSGLPLAIWTCQTDIWETSALYISIILLSGYLMQPVINKAFAGLGILLLLMIYHIIRYMI, encoded by the coding sequence ATGTTTATGTTTCTGGTTTGCTTTGGTTACCAGTGGGGCGTTACCCGTTCAAGTCATTTTAATGAAAATCTCCTGTCCACCGGACAACGAAATGGTCCCTGGCAATGTGAATTGTTGGAACCTCCCGTTGTAAAAAAGAAGGTGGTGCAGTGCATGGTGTTTGTATGGCCTGTTCAGCCCCTCGGGTGGAATGGAGGAAAAGTGAAGCTGGTGTTTTGGAAAGATAGCGTGTCATTGAGTCTCAAGGCAGGGGACCGGGTATTCGTTCGTGCCCCCTTAAAGGCCATAGTCAACAATGAAACAGGTACATTCGATTATCAGGGCTACATGTGGCGAAGGAATGTTTCTCTGGAATGCTTTGCACCTAAAGGGCAATGGGAATTCTGTGGTCATTCAGATTCGTGGTATGTGTCGTGTATTGAAGTGCAGGTTGCTTTAAAACATGCCATACTTAAGCGATGGCGGTCTGCCGGACTGGATTCCGCCACGGTTTCATTGGCTGCCGCCCTGGTGCTTGGTGATAAATCTATGCTTGGTCCGGCAACCCGCGAAGCTTTCTCGGGTTCTGGCGTAATCCATGTTCTTGCGGTCTCCGGGCTTCACGTTGGCATTATATTTCTCGCGATCAATACCCTCTTGTCGTGGATACCGAAACGCATCATCGGAAGGTGGGTGTCTTTCGCAGTGATTGTGATTTCTTTGTGGGCCTTTGCCTGGGTGTCCGGGTTCTCTCCTTCTGTATGCAGATCTGCGGCCATGTTCACCATGTTCAGTCTGGGTGTGAAAATCTCTAGAAAAAGCCCGCCATTTAATACGTTAGCTGCTTGCGCATTTCTTATGTTGCTTTGGAATCCCATGTGGATTGCAGAACCCGGGTTCCAGCTTTCTTTCCTTGCAGTGGGTGGAATACTGGCCTGGCATGGGATGCTGTATAGGTTGTGGAACTCGTTAAGTCATTGGATGGATAAACTGTGGTCATTGACGTGTGTGTCATTGTCAGCCCAGTTGGCCACGTTTCCTTTGGTGCTATATTATTTTGGTGTCTTTCCCAGGTATTTTCTGTTTGCCAACCTGTGGGTAATCCCCGTGGTGATGTGTCTGGTGTATCTGTTTCTGTTGTTGAGTGTTTTAGGTTCTGTACCTATGTTAGGATCGTTGCTGGTTGTTTGTGGAAATGGGTTGACACACTTGCTTGTCAACGGGACTACAGTAGTTTCCGGACTTCCCCTGGCTATCTGGACTTGTCAAACCGATATCTGGGAAACGAGTGCACTCTATATTTCTATCATTTTGTTGTCCGGTTATCTGATGCAGCCGGTAATTAACAAAGCATTTGCGGGTTTGGGTATTCTGCTATTGTTAATGATATACCACATCATCCGGTATATGATCTGA
- a CDS encoding SpoIID/LytB domain-containing protein, with translation MIVILLGGLGFQARAEYMSIGVMTDQEVTSIVVTPDEGSYFVFADGVKILEVSSTSILQLTLHDQKVKLRLFDKDMGSFRNIMFLSDHGDNSLRVKAVFPDLDVRVYDDHLQVAAGAKSLMLINKVELENYVAGVVEAEVGYKAHPEFLKVQAILARTYALSHAVRHKADGYELCDRVHCQAYKQKSRHYSILKAVIETHGMVLIDDHVQLITAAFHSNCGGQTSNSEDVWLTSKSYLRSVVDTFCTTGTRHSQWRREVNKSDWVRYLKTHQESPVTKECLDSVAVCFPQDERQVVYAGVDIPLKDIRNDWNLKSTFFSVNEEGETIVLTGRGYGHGVGLCQEGAMRMALYGKSFKDILHYYYEGINIVSIEALKFFLED, from the coding sequence ATGATCGTAATCCTCTTGGGAGGATTGGGCTTTCAAGCCCGGGCAGAATATATGAGCATTGGCGTTATGACGGACCAGGAGGTAACGTCTATCGTGGTCACACCGGACGAAGGGAGTTATTTCGTTTTCGCGGATGGGGTAAAAATTCTCGAGGTTTCCTCAACCAGTATCCTGCAACTTACACTTCACGATCAAAAGGTAAAACTCAGGTTGTTTGATAAGGACATGGGGTCTTTCCGGAATATTATGTTCCTGTCTGATCATGGTGATAACAGCCTCAGGGTAAAAGCCGTATTTCCGGATCTTGATGTACGGGTTTATGACGACCATCTTCAGGTAGCTGCCGGCGCAAAATCCCTGATGCTTATTAATAAGGTAGAGCTTGAGAATTATGTTGCTGGAGTTGTTGAAGCAGAGGTAGGGTATAAAGCACACCCTGAGTTTCTGAAGGTTCAGGCCATTCTTGCACGTACCTATGCACTCTCACATGCGGTCAGGCACAAGGCGGATGGTTACGAACTGTGTGACCGGGTCCATTGTCAGGCATACAAGCAAAAGTCAAGACACTATAGCATTTTAAAGGCGGTCATTGAAACGCATGGCATGGTATTGATCGATGACCATGTGCAACTGATCACCGCAGCATTTCATAGCAATTGTGGCGGGCAAACCAGCAATTCGGAAGATGTGTGGCTCACGTCAAAATCATATCTCCGGTCTGTGGTTGATACCTTCTGCACAACAGGTACCAGGCATTCGCAATGGCGTCGGGAGGTGAATAAATCCGACTGGGTCAGATACCTCAAGACGCACCAGGAATCACCGGTTACCAAAGAGTGTCTGGACTCGGTAGCGGTGTGCTTTCCACAGGATGAACGTCAGGTGGTTTATGCCGGTGTGGATATTCCATTGAAAGACATTCGCAATGATTGGAACCTGAAATCAACCTTCTTTTCCGTGAACGAAGAAGGGGAGACCATTGTGTTAACCGGCCGTGGTTATGGCCATGGTGTTGGTCTTTGTCAGGAAGGTGCCATGCGTATGGCACTGTACGGAAAGTCATTCAAAGACATTTTGCATTATTACTACGAGGGCATAAATATCGTCAGCATTGAAGCGCTGAAGTTTTTCCTCGAAGATTAA
- the lpxB gene encoding lipid-A-disaccharide synthase: MKYYIIAGEASGDLHASNLMKAIRRKDPDAEFRGWGGDKMKAEGAVMVRHYRETAFMGFWEVLVHLRKILGFIRQCKLDIQQYQPDKLILVDYPGFNLRIAEFARKEGIPVYYYISPQVWAWKASRVHRIKRDVHQMIVILPFEEAFYAKYDMKVHFVGHPLLDVIDPSFTDEENEDDKRKIIALLPGSRQQEISNMLPVMLQAAGAFPEYRFVIAAAPSVDESFYKQCSGKIPVELMRDVRGLLSKATAALVTSGTATLETGLFGVPQVVCYKGSALSFFIARLLVKIKYISLVNLILDKEAVKELIQGDLNKENVTKELASILPGGNKREDMITQYKDLRKSLGGQGASDRAAQIILEL, from the coding sequence GTGAAGTACTACATCATAGCAGGAGAGGCATCGGGAGATCTCCATGCGTCCAACCTGATGAAGGCCATTCGCCGAAAGGATCCGGATGCGGAGTTCCGTGGCTGGGGTGGCGATAAGATGAAAGCTGAGGGCGCTGTGATGGTTCGTCATTACAGGGAGACCGCATTTATGGGCTTCTGGGAAGTCCTTGTTCACCTTAGGAAAATACTCGGTTTTATCCGCCAGTGTAAGCTGGATATCCAGCAATACCAGCCTGATAAACTTATTCTGGTGGATTACCCCGGATTCAATTTGCGCATTGCGGAGTTCGCACGTAAGGAAGGGATACCGGTTTATTATTACATCTCACCCCAGGTATGGGCATGGAAGGCCTCCAGGGTTCATCGCATCAAGCGAGATGTGCATCAGATGATCGTGATCCTCCCGTTTGAAGAGGCATTTTATGCGAAGTACGATATGAAAGTTCACTTCGTAGGTCATCCGCTACTGGATGTCATTGATCCGTCTTTTACGGATGAGGAGAATGAAGATGACAAGCGAAAGATTATTGCACTCCTTCCAGGAAGCAGACAGCAGGAGATCAGTAACATGTTGCCGGTCATGCTTCAGGCTGCCGGGGCATTCCCGGAATATCGGTTTGTGATCGCTGCTGCGCCCTCGGTGGATGAATCCTTCTACAAACAGTGTTCAGGCAAAATACCCGTTGAGTTGATGCGGGATGTGCGTGGCCTGCTGTCAAAGGCTACTGCTGCCCTGGTTACCTCAGGCACTGCCACGCTTGAAACCGGGTTGTTCGGAGTCCCGCAGGTGGTGTGTTACAAAGGGAGCGCCCTTTCGTTTTTTATAGCCAGGCTTTTGGTGAAGATCAAATACATCTCATTGGTGAATCTTATTCTGGATAAGGAGGCTGTAAAGGAACTTATCCAGGGTGACCTTAATAAAGAAAATGTGACGAAAGAACTTGCATCGATCCTTCCGGGTGGAAATAAGCGGGAAGACATGATAACCCAATACAAGGATTTGCGTAAAAGCCTTGGAGGGCAGGGGGCTTCGGATAGGGCTGCTCAGATAATCCTGGAATTGTGA